A genome region from Tolypothrix sp. PCC 7712 includes the following:
- a CDS encoding glycoside hydrolase family 19 protein, with protein sequence MARKQGNPPTTHTVEAGDTLFDIAQAYYGDGNQWPKISAANGNIQPQSLQIGQQLQILAVDSPSPNTGNVVVYDDSQYRGASQALGIGKYDWGQIKNDSISSLKIPVGMKVTLYSDTHFSGTNKTFTADTPYVGDDFNDRTSSIIIESGTLPPPTGSAFAGIVSRQTFEALFPNRDGFYSYGGLVAATQKYPSFCNEGSDEQRKREAAAFLANIAHETGDLRYIEEQNTANWPHYCQVGTYPCAPGKTYHGRGPIQLSWNYNYGACGAALGIDLLNNPDLVARDSSISFATALWFWMTPQPPKSSCHDAIRNSGFGMTINIINGGLECGKGQVTPQAQSRIQRYEQYTRQLGVTPGGNLSC encoded by the coding sequence ATGGCTAGAAAACAGGGAAATCCTCCAACAACCCATACCGTAGAAGCTGGAGACACATTATTTGACATCGCTCAAGCATACTATGGTGATGGGAATCAGTGGCCAAAAATCTCTGCTGCTAACGGTAATATTCAGCCTCAAAGTTTACAAATTGGTCAACAACTGCAAATTCTGGCAGTTGATTCTCCTTCGCCAAATACTGGCAACGTAGTCGTCTACGATGACTCTCAATATCGCGGAGCTAGCCAAGCTCTAGGTATAGGAAAATATGACTGGGGGCAGATTAAAAACGATAGTATCAGTTCGTTGAAGATTCCTGTAGGAATGAAGGTAACACTTTACAGTGATACTCACTTTAGTGGCACAAACAAGACGTTTACGGCTGATACGCCTTATGTGGGTGACGACTTCAACGATCGGACTTCCTCAATCATCATCGAATCTGGGACTCTCCCTCCTCCTACTGGCAGTGCTTTTGCGGGTATTGTGTCGCGCCAAACCTTCGAGGCTCTGTTCCCAAATCGGGACGGTTTTTACTCCTACGGCGGACTGGTGGCAGCCACACAGAAATATCCCAGCTTCTGCAATGAAGGATCAGACGAACAACGTAAACGGGAGGCAGCCGCTTTCCTGGCTAATATTGCCCACGAAACTGGGGATTTACGATACATAGAAGAACAGAACACAGCCAATTGGCCGCATTACTGTCAGGTAGGTACTTATCCCTGTGCGCCAGGTAAAACCTATCACGGTCGCGGCCCAATCCAGTTGTCGTGGAACTACAACTATGGTGCGTGCGGGGCAGCCCTCGGCATCGATCTGCTCAACAACCCCGATTTGGTTGCCAGGGATAGCTCCATTTCCTTTGCAACCGCCTTGTGGTTCTGGATGACTCCCCAACCACCAAAATCATCGTGCCACGACGCTATACGCAATTCCGGCTTCGGTATGACTATCAACATCATCAATGGCGGTCTTGAATGTGGCAAAGGGCAGGTGACTCCACAGGCTCAGAGTAGAATCCAACGCTATGAGCAATATACCCGGCAGCTTGGTGTAACCCCAGGCGGGAACCTATCTTGCTAA
- a CDS encoding transcriptional regulator, with translation MSSQEQIKEVVMLPLTEVVSIRWTKERGQKMRSLRGDMPLVTLSKKLAEYDVDMSRQYLNRMETFTEVKSASPELVTGLCKVFGCTLAELLCLKETKIVQLGVDKCN, from the coding sequence ATGTCCAGCCAAGAACAGATAAAAGAGGTTGTAATGTTACCACTAACTGAAGTGGTATCTATTAGATGGACAAAGGAGCGCGGGCAGAAAATGCGCTCATTGCGTGGTGATATGCCATTAGTAACTTTATCTAAAAAGCTTGCTGAATATGACGTAGATATGTCTCGGCAATATTTGAACCGGATGGAAACCTTCACAGAGGTCAAAAGTGCTTCCCCAGAACTCGTTACTGGCTTATGTAAAGTATTTGGCTGTACCTTGGCTGAATTACTGTGTTTGAAAGAAACCAAAATTGTGCAATTAGGGGTTGACAAATGCAACTAA
- a CDS encoding NADPH-dependent oxidoreductase, whose amino-acid sequence MTNPIEILRSRYGEIPFDDNIPWNDSVGTILSHRSVRSYLPDSIPPGILELLVAAAQSAPTSANLQSWSVVAVEDEQRKDELYRLSNNQAQVKQAPVFLVWLADLGRLAHIADSRGLDNVALEYVELLVKAIVDASVAAQNVTVVAESLGLGTVYIGAIRNNTQEVATLLNLPPFVFPVFGQCLGYPNPEVQPAVKPRLPQSAVFHRETYKLAEQEDAIAHYNDIMKQFYTEQNMNVVGDWSEHSALRIATLDYLKGCKNLRETLNNFGFKLF is encoded by the coding sequence ATGACTAATCCGATAGAAATACTGCGATCGCGCTACGGTGAAATTCCCTTCGATGACAATATTCCCTGGAATGACTCTGTAGGGACAATCTTATCTCATCGTTCAGTCCGGTCTTATTTACCCGATTCCATACCACCGGGAATCCTAGAGTTGCTAGTAGCTGCGGCTCAATCTGCGCCGACTTCCGCCAATCTGCAAAGCTGGAGTGTGGTAGCGGTGGAAGATGAACAGCGCAAAGATGAATTATACAGACTGTCTAATAATCAAGCCCAAGTCAAACAAGCGCCTGTATTCTTAGTTTGGTTAGCAGATTTAGGTCGTTTGGCTCATATTGCTGACAGTCGCGGATTAGATAATGTGGCGCTGGAATATGTAGAACTATTGGTAAAAGCCATCGTTGATGCTTCCGTAGCAGCGCAAAATGTAACTGTAGTTGCAGAATCCTTGGGTTTGGGAACAGTATATATTGGCGCAATTCGCAATAATACCCAAGAAGTCGCCACATTATTGAATTTACCACCTTTTGTGTTTCCTGTATTTGGGCAGTGTCTAGGTTATCCTAATCCGGAAGTCCAACCAGCAGTGAAGCCGCGTTTACCACAGTCGGCGGTTTTCCATCGAGAAACCTATAAATTAGCAGAACAAGAAGATGCGATCGCTCATTACAACGATATTATGAAACAGTTCTACACCGAACAAAACATGAATGTTGTTGGTGATTGGTCAGAACATTCTGCCCTGAGAATCGCCACTTTAGACTATCTCAAGGGATGCAAAAACTTACGAGAGACTCTCAATAACTTCGGCTTCAAGCTATTTTAA
- a CDS encoding CAP domain-containing protein — MAWTNWYNLGGVCSSAPAAVSWGENRIDAFVIDTGNTISHIAWDGYNWSAWDSLSGDCRYGVAAASWASNRLDIFTIATDGSLYHKAWNGAWSDWETLGGRFISAPSAVSWGENRIDVFAIGTDNATYHIAWDGSAWSGWENLGGDSRYGVAAASWASNRLDIFTIGTDGSLYHKAWDGAWSDWETLGGNFISAPAAVSWAGNRIDAFGIGTDNATYHIAWDSGWSGWENLGGDCRYGVGAASWAPGRLDVFTSDTAGSLNHKAWDGTAISVEPGAANAFAQEILAAHNRYRAEVGVPSLQWSDSLAADAQPWADYLASLGGLNLIHSEGTGQGESLFGGSPPGAFSLTRMVDDWGSEKKSFVPGAFTGVGFDGGVIGHYTQMIWRSTTHVGCAIANNGQDEFLVCRYSPQGNVIGQYVP; from the coding sequence ATGGCCTGGACCAATTGGTACAATTTAGGCGGGGTCTGCTCATCTGCACCTGCCGCTGTTTCCTGGGGAGAGAACCGCATTGATGCATTTGTAATTGATACTGGCAATACAATCTCTCACATTGCCTGGGATGGTTACAACTGGAGTGCCTGGGACAGTCTCAGTGGCGACTGTCGGTACGGGGTGGCTGCTGCCTCCTGGGCATCTAATCGCTTAGATATTTTCACGATCGCAACAGATGGATCTCTATACCATAAGGCATGGAATGGTGCGTGGAGCGACTGGGAGACGTTAGGGGGTCGCTTCATTTCTGCACCCTCTGCTGTTTCCTGGGGAGAGAACCGCATTGATGTGTTTGCGATCGGGACTGATAATGCAACCTATCACATCGCCTGGGATGGCTCCGCTTGGAGTGGCTGGGAAAATCTTGGTGGCGACAGTCGGTATGGGGTGGCTGCTGCCTCTTGGGCATCTAATCGCTTAGATATTTTCACGATCGGAACGGACGGATCTCTATACCATAAGGCATGGGATGGCGCGTGGAGCGACTGGGAAACGTTAGGGGGTAACTTTATTTCTGCACCTGCTGCTGTTTCCTGGGCAGGCAATCGCATCGATGCATTTGGGATTGGGACTGATAATGCAACCTATCACATCGCCTGGGATTCAGGCTGGAGTGGCTGGGAAAATCTCGGTGGCGACTGTCGATACGGGGTTGGTGCTGCTTCTTGGGCACCAGGTCGCTTAGATGTGTTTACGAGCGATACAGCCGGATCGCTGAACCATAAGGCGTGGGATGGTACTGCCATTTCAGTTGAACCAGGAGCAGCGAACGCTTTCGCCCAAGAAATTTTGGCTGCTCACAATCGCTACCGCGCCGAAGTGGGAGTTCCATCTCTGCAATGGTCAGACTCCTTAGCGGCGGATGCTCAACCTTGGGCTGATTACCTTGCTTCTCTGGGAGGACTCAACCTAATCCACAGCGAGGGTACCGGTCAAGGAGAATCTTTGTTTGGAGGTAGCCCCCCAGGTGCATTTAGCTTAACCCGCATGGTTGACGATTGGGGCAGTGAGAAGAAATCCTTTGTGCCTGGAGCATTTACGGGCGTGGGTTTTGATGGAGGTGTAATTGGACACTATACGCAAATGATTTGGCGCTCTACCACCCATGTGGGATGCGCGATCGCTAATAACGGTCAGGACGAGTTTCTAGTCTGCCGCTACAGCCCTCAAGGGAACGTTATTGGGCAATATGTCCCCTAG
- a CDS encoding IS701 family transposase, with the protein MVQPRPAAPTVKFVDEYCQWYKSLFPDVRSFEAFKYLHVGCISDLKRKTLPEIAKIVGLDNQQGLHHFLTTSPWDIEKLRTLRLELILQVLKGRPIILIIDETGDKKKGSKTDYVKRQYIGNLGKTDNGIVAVTVYGVFCGMTFPLLFEVYKPRERLQAGDKYRTKPEIAAILIKKLQSMGFKFNLVLADSLYGESGKNFISVLDELNLNYIVAIRSNHYVEILPRQHIQYLKWQKFQRVFSDLSRENRFIREIIPGKRGELRYWQITTDPENLPDNTTWYVMSKYPDITPREVGNFYGLRTWVEYGLKQSKNELGWSDFRLTHYPDIERWWEIICSAYLMVSLHSEQLFQSPSQRESKFVSHPWWDNGNGWKNILNNLRLIIQPFTLFNLIYPWLTVFPIPQLALGFFKLQSIIYSLTSSIFISLIHPDFYFSSA; encoded by the coding sequence ATGGTACAGCCCCGTCCAGCCGCACCAACAGTCAAATTTGTGGACGAATATTGCCAGTGGTATAAAAGTCTGTTTCCAGATGTTAGGAGTTTCGAGGCTTTTAAATATCTCCATGTAGGCTGCATTTCTGATCTAAAACGTAAAACATTGCCAGAAATAGCAAAAATCGTAGGATTAGATAACCAGCAAGGGTTGCATCATTTTCTAACTACATCACCTTGGGATATAGAAAAGTTAAGAACCTTAAGGTTAGAGTTAATTTTACAAGTGCTAAAAGGTAGACCAATCATTTTAATTATTGATGAGACAGGGGATAAAAAGAAAGGGAGCAAGACAGATTATGTGAAACGGCAGTATATAGGAAATTTGGGAAAAACAGATAATGGAATTGTGGCAGTGACAGTATATGGTGTTTTCTGTGGGATGACATTTCCATTACTGTTTGAAGTGTATAAACCCAGGGAAAGATTACAGGCAGGAGATAAGTACCGCACTAAACCAGAAATAGCAGCAATACTGATAAAAAAGCTACAATCAATGGGTTTTAAATTCAACTTAGTACTTGCAGATAGCTTATATGGAGAGAGTGGTAAGAATTTCATATCTGTATTAGATGAACTAAACTTGAACTATATAGTAGCGATTCGGTCAAATCATTATGTAGAAATACTTCCACGACAACATATTCAATATTTAAAGTGGCAGAAGTTTCAAAGGGTATTCTCTGACTTGAGTCGGGAAAATCGATTTATTAGAGAAATTATTCCGGGAAAACGTGGAGAACTTAGATATTGGCAAATTACTACAGATCCAGAAAATTTGCCTGATAACACTACTTGGTATGTGATGAGTAAATATCCAGACATTACGCCAAGAGAAGTTGGAAATTTTTACGGTTTAAGAACTTGGGTCGAGTACGGGTTAAAACAAAGTAAGAATGAATTAGGTTGGTCAGATTTTCGCCTGACTCACTACCCAGATATTGAGCGATGGTGGGAAATTATTTGCAGTGCTTATTTAATGGTTAGTCTGCATTCGGAGCAACTGTTTCAGTCTCCATCACAACGAGAGTCAAAATTTGTTTCACATCCTTGGTGGGATAATGGAAATGGCTGGAAGAACATTCTTAACAATCTTCGTTTGATTATTCAACCTTTTACTTTATTTAATCTGATATATCCCTGGTTAACGGTTTTTCCTATTCCTCAATTAGCTTTGGGTTTTTTTAAACTTCAATCTATTATTTATAGCCTCACCAGTTCAATTTTTATATCCCTGATTCACCCTGATTTCTACTTTTCCTCTGCCTAG
- a CDS encoding 2OG-Fe(II) oxygenase family protein codes for MRHLNHVWRQLIQGLWTDTYRTALAEMSGLDLKDCVMDIGFRQYKSGHQHFPHTDEPNKVLTHLLFFNQQWSRDWGGCLRILKNSRPESAFKDILPLSHSSVVIVRSENSWHMVTPLNTPASESRLALRVAFFRNVE; via the coding sequence TTGAGACATCTGAATCATGTCTGGCGACAGTTAATACAAGGACTCTGGACTGATACTTACCGCACCGCCTTAGCAGAAATGTCAGGGTTAGACCTCAAAGACTGTGTGATGGATATTGGATTTCGGCAATATAAGTCAGGACACCAACATTTTCCCCACACAGACGAACCGAATAAAGTCTTAACTCATCTGCTATTTTTCAATCAACAATGGTCTAGAGATTGGGGCGGCTGTTTGCGAATTCTCAAAAATTCCAGACCAGAATCAGCCTTTAAAGATATTTTACCTCTAAGTCATTCGTCTGTGGTCATTGTGCGCTCAGAAAATTCTTGGCACATGGTAACGCCACTAAATACTCCTGCATCTGAGAGTCGATTAGCTTTACGAGTTGCTTTCTTTCGGAATGTTGAGTGA
- a CDS encoding transposase yields MPVSYSGDLRRRVIAGWEAKEGSQRHLAQRFKVSLSFVRNLLRHYRQNGEIEAKQRGGHQKPTIQNEHLILIQSWVEEKNDLLLRELCVGVARRRHRFAESTGVRVSIPTMHRAVEKLGLRCKKKSLRK; encoded by the coding sequence ATGCCAGTATCTTACTCAGGGGATTTGCGCCGTCGTGTGATTGCAGGGTGGGAAGCAAAGGAAGGCTCTCAACGCCACTTAGCTCAACGATTCAAGGTAAGCTTGTCATTTGTACGAAACCTACTGCGTCATTATCGTCAAAATGGAGAAATTGAAGCGAAACAACGTGGGGGACACCAAAAGCCAACGATTCAAAACGAACATCTCATCCTGATTCAGTCTTGGGTGGAAGAAAAAAATGACTTGCTACTAAGAGAATTATGCGTAGGCGTAGCCCGCCGCAGGCATCGCTTTGCAGAAAGTACAGGAGTCAGGGTCAGCATTCCCACAATGCACCGCGCTGTAGAAAAATTGGGCTTACGTTGTAAAAAAAAGTCTTTACGCAAGTGA